A window of Pseudomonadota bacterium contains these coding sequences:
- the rodA gene encoding rod shape-determining protein RodA, with product MALTREFKDQFDWPLFVAVAALATVGVTNLYSATSVPGAAMEELYIQQIYWLTLGAGVAVLIAAIDYRYYERHGWIAYGAGIVLLVLVFLLGREVRGSQRWIPLGSFSLQPSELMKIFFIVAFAKYLHNDPKTEGRTLKDLIIPGLIVALPLVLVLKQPDLGTAMILVFIFATIMFLTHLKLRSLVTLVLSLSASAPLTWEYLLKDYQRQRLLSFIQPDKDLLGAGWHAHQAKAAIGSGGFLGKGFMRGTQNQYRFLPDQHTDFPFPVWAEEQGFVGASLLILLYLFIVLWGLRIASQAKDRFGAVVAVGVSSLIFWHATINLGMVCGLLPVVGITLPLVSYGGSSVLTVMIGIGLLMNISMRRFHF from the coding sequence ATGGCTTTGACCAGAGAATTCAAGGACCAATTCGATTGGCCCTTGTTCGTAGCGGTGGCGGCACTCGCCACGGTCGGCGTCACCAATCTGTACAGCGCGACCAGCGTGCCGGGCGCCGCCATGGAGGAGCTGTATATCCAGCAGATCTATTGGCTTACCTTGGGGGCTGGCGTCGCGGTGCTGATCGCCGCCATCGATTACCGCTATTACGAACGTCATGGCTGGATCGCCTACGGCGCAGGGATCGTGCTGCTGGTCCTGGTATTCCTTCTGGGACGCGAGGTACGCGGTTCACAGCGCTGGATTCCGCTGGGTAGCTTCTCGCTTCAACCGAGCGAGCTCATGAAGATCTTCTTCATCGTGGCGTTCGCAAAATACCTTCACAACGATCCCAAGACGGAAGGACGGACACTCAAAGACCTGATCATTCCGGGCTTGATTGTCGCGTTGCCGCTGGTGCTCGTCCTCAAGCAGCCCGACCTTGGAACAGCCATGATCCTGGTCTTCATCTTTGCGACCATCATGTTCCTCACGCATCTGAAGCTGCGCTCGCTCGTGACCTTGGTGCTGTCGCTGTCGGCAAGCGCACCTCTGACCTGGGAATACTTGCTCAAGGACTACCAGCGCCAGCGCCTGCTGTCGTTCATCCAACCTGACAAGGATCTGCTCGGCGCAGGCTGGCACGCCCATCAGGCCAAGGCCGCGATAGGCAGCGGAGGGTTTCTTGGAAAGGGCTTCATGCGCGGGACGCAGAACCAGTACCGTTTCCTGCCGGATCAACACACGGATTTCCCCTTTCCGGTATGGGCCGAGGAGCAGGGCTTCGTTGGGGCGTCCCTGCTGATCCTGTTGTATCTCTTCATCGTCCTGTGGGGCCTGAGGATCGCGTCACAAGCCAAGGACCGTTTTGGTGCGGTCGTGGCCGTCGGAGTCTCGAGCCTGATCTTCTGGCATGCGACCATCAACCTCGGGATGGTTTGTGGGCTGCTTCCCGTGGTAGGTATCACGCTGCCTCTTGTTTCCTACGGTGGCTCGAGCGTGCTGACCGTGATGATCGGGATCGGTTTGCTCATGAACATATCCATGCGACGCTTTCATTTCTGA
- a CDS encoding carbon-nitrogen hydrolase family protein, producing the protein MTSTADVDANVEALLRLAGKAGEQDAELILAPECFAYLGPEDGKLEIAEPLPEGGPILDRCASFARESRLQLILGGFWELGETAGKVRNACVHLGSDGAVKAIYRKIHLFDVTLPDGTVLMESETVVAGGEAVVTRAPFGTLGLSICYDLRFPELYRQLVSHGAIALAVPAAFTFATGTDHWHVLLRARAIESQAYVIAAAQVGHHYGPRRSYGHALICDPWGRIRAEQTADGEGFAIASIDPTVVTEVRASLPSLTHRRLR; encoded by the coding sequence ATGACCTCGACCGCGGACGTCGACGCCAATGTCGAGGCGTTGCTGCGCTTGGCTGGGAAGGCGGGCGAGCAGGACGCCGAGCTCATCCTGGCACCCGAGTGTTTCGCCTACCTCGGACCGGAGGACGGCAAGCTCGAGATCGCAGAGCCGTTGCCGGAGGGCGGCCCCATTTTGGACCGCTGCGCGTCGTTTGCCCGAGAATCGAGGCTGCAGCTGATCCTGGGTGGATTCTGGGAGCTTGGCGAAACTGCCGGAAAGGTACGCAACGCCTGCGTCCATCTCGGAAGCGATGGTGCTGTCAAGGCGATCTATCGCAAGATCCACCTGTTCGACGTCACGTTGCCTGACGGCACCGTGCTGATGGAATCGGAGACCGTCGTGGCGGGTGGTGAAGCGGTTGTGACCCGGGCTCCCTTTGGGACCCTGGGCCTGTCCATCTGCTACGATCTGCGGTTCCCTGAGCTCTACCGGCAGCTGGTGAGCCACGGTGCCATCGCGCTCGCGGTGCCCGCTGCCTTTACCTTCGCCACGGGCACAGACCACTGGCACGTGTTGCTCAGGGCACGTGCGATCGAATCGCAGGCCTATGTGATCGCCGCAGCCCAAGTAGGCCATCACTACGGGCCGCGTCGTTCCTACGGGCACGCACTGATCTGCGATCCCTGGGGCCGCATCCGCGCCGAACAAACCGCTGACGGCGAGGGCTTCGCGATCGCCTCCATCGACCCGACCGTCGTGACCGAGGTGCGCGCCAGCCTGCCCAGCCTGACCCATCGCCGCCTGCGCTAG
- a CDS encoding protein kinase, which translates to MNQSAAGVPASGGDGSTVSIDIPAGDIRDDSRIGTILNGRFRIERLAAYGGVARVYRAEQLTLRRPVAIKVFHPRCNRGESLRDHLLNEAACVAKLKHPNTVKVFDYGCTADGSPYIAMEWIEGRTLQDLLIEIPVLSVRRTVQIATEICDALSEAHALGMVHRDLKPSNVMLCRTGGRMRESVKVADFGLVQSVAEPDPEKLEGMVVGSPGYMAPEQIRGQALDCRADVYALGVLLYRMLAGEPPFHSGDPVADLHAHLNDPIPPLRLARQRHGGGGLPEQLELVVLSCLLKDRSERIASMKEVHAALEPFANAVSAMQGATRYEPESGQAQGERGQAQRSGRTESYISVKTARPREIEGAAPAGRVQRERPDDSRTVPDTAVLADTEADAFDSTPRPARPRANEAVPPPEDEVRRSSSRTLGTVALLAVFAAGVPLGASLLALLAERFGPSALNAATPVPSARSAGTVPALAQPPERAVAQRSEQPPGGAATPESKQVGGAVLGHPTSTRTTKRSRPSRSPATLAARPRGAHKAGAHKAGAREAGAREAGARKAGARKAGAHKVVQPRRALATSKPARDSRARDPGAKDSIAKDSIAKDSIARAAPLAAAASTPARLEADELAEKGQMEAHDRAFSALISELAIEARKRGARSDAIGRRGPEPTGSRGRGGLKITELGSNAAVPRSVLTRALGRISPALEGCYRKSRGTAPPSELKVKLQIGQAGRVESTSLDGNASPALRACLERPLGRLVTRTRPDTGTLRASFTLRYD; encoded by the coding sequence GTGAACCAGAGCGCCGCCGGAGTGCCAGCTTCGGGTGGAGACGGGTCTACCGTTTCCATCGACATCCCTGCCGGGGATATACGCGACGATTCGCGGATCGGCACCATCCTGAACGGCCGCTTTCGTATCGAGCGCCTTGCGGCGTATGGCGGAGTGGCCCGGGTGTATCGGGCGGAGCAGCTCACCCTTCGCCGACCCGTGGCGATAAAGGTCTTTCACCCCAGGTGCAACAGAGGCGAGTCACTTCGGGACCACTTGCTGAACGAGGCCGCTTGCGTTGCCAAGCTGAAGCACCCGAACACCGTCAAGGTGTTCGACTACGGCTGCACCGCGGACGGCTCGCCCTACATCGCGATGGAGTGGATCGAGGGTCGGACCCTGCAGGACCTTCTGATCGAGATCCCTGTGCTTTCGGTACGGCGCACCGTGCAGATCGCCACCGAGATCTGCGACGCGCTGAGCGAAGCGCATGCGCTCGGCATGGTGCATCGGGATCTGAAGCCATCCAACGTGATGCTGTGCCGGACGGGCGGTCGCATGCGCGAAAGCGTCAAAGTGGCGGACTTCGGGTTGGTCCAGAGCGTGGCCGAGCCCGACCCGGAGAAGCTTGAAGGCATGGTCGTGGGCTCGCCGGGCTACATGGCGCCAGAGCAAATCCGTGGTCAGGCCCTCGACTGCCGCGCCGACGTCTACGCGCTCGGTGTGCTGCTGTACCGTATGCTCGCCGGCGAGCCGCCCTTCCACAGCGGCGACCCCGTTGCTGACCTGCATGCGCACCTCAACGATCCCATCCCACCGCTCCGACTGGCGCGCCAACGGCACGGGGGTGGCGGGCTGCCCGAGCAGCTGGAGCTCGTGGTCTTGAGCTGTTTGCTCAAGGACCGCAGTGAACGCATCGCATCGATGAAAGAAGTGCACGCGGCACTCGAGCCGTTTGCGAACGCGGTCAGTGCGATGCAAGGGGCGACGCGATACGAGCCGGAAAGTGGCCAGGCACAGGGAGAACGTGGCCAGGCCCAGCGTAGCGGACGAACCGAGAGCTACATCTCGGTCAAGACCGCTCGACCGCGGGAGATCGAGGGCGCTGCTCCTGCGGGCAGGGTGCAGCGCGAGCGGCCAGACGACTCGCGCACCGTGCCGGACACGGCCGTGCTGGCCGATACGGAGGCGGACGCGTTCGATAGCACGCCACGGCCTGCTCGGCCGAGAGCCAACGAGGCCGTGCCTCCGCCCGAGGACGAGGTTAGGCGCAGCAGTTCCAGGACGCTCGGGACCGTTGCGCTGCTCGCGGTTTTCGCCGCGGGGGTGCCGTTGGGGGCCTCGCTGCTGGCGCTCCTGGCGGAGCGGTTTGGGCCGTCTGCGCTGAACGCGGCAACCCCGGTGCCGAGCGCGAGAAGCGCGGGGACGGTACCGGCGCTGGCGCAACCCCCGGAGCGGGCGGTGGCACAACGCTCCGAGCAGCCGCCTGGTGGTGCGGCCACGCCAGAGTCGAAGCAGGTCGGAGGTGCTGTTCTCGGGCATCCTACGTCGACCCGCACGACGAAACGATCCAGACCGTCCCGCTCGCCAGCCACCCTCGCAGCCCGTCCCCGCGGCGCGCACAAGGCCGGCGCACACAAGGCTGGCGCACGCGAGGCCGGCGCACGCGAGGCCGGCGCACGCAAGGCCGGCGCACGCAAGGCCGGCGCGCACAAGGTGGTGCAGCCGCGACGGGCGTTGGCTACGAGCAAGCCCGCGCGCGATTCCAGGGCCCGCGATCCCGGGGCCAAGGACTCCATCGCCAAGGACTCCATCGCCAAGGATTCCATCGCAAGAGCTGCGCCGCTTGCCGCGGCGGCCAGCACTCCGGCCAGGCTGGAAGCGGATGAGCTGGCTGAAAAGGGTCAGATGGAGGCGCACGATCGCGCTTTCAGTGCCCTGATCTCCGAGCTGGCGATCGAGGCGCGCAAACGCGGAGCACGCTCGGACGCGATCGGGCGGCGCGGGCCCGAGCCCACCGGTTCGCGTGGCCGGGGTGGGCTGAAGATCACCGAGCTGGGGAGCAACGCGGCCGTGCCGCGCAGCGTCCTGACGCGAGCCCTGGGACGCATCTCGCCCGCGCTGGAGGGCTGCTACCGCAAGAGCCGGGGCACGGCTCCGCCTTCCGAGCTGAAAGTGAAGCTGCAGATCGGGCAAGCGGGCCGAGTGGAGTCCACCAGCCTGGATGGCAACGCCAGTCCGGCCCTTCGCGCGTGCCTCGAGCGCCCGCTCGGCCGCCTTGTCACGCGCACGCGTCCGGACACGGGCACGCTGCGCGCGAGCTTCACCCTGCGCTACGACTAG